Sequence from the Microtus pennsylvanicus isolate mMicPen1 chromosome 12, mMicPen1.hap1, whole genome shotgun sequence genome:
GTAATTTAACTTTGATAGTTCATGTTTCTTCAGTAAATTACTTGATGTTCACatcatattttctaaataaaattaaaattttagagatCGATACCTCTTGaaaaggtaaagaaaattatttttttttttgccaaaagaAGTCATTCTACTAGTTGACCAATATTAAGTGACTCACAGAATTTAGTCACAAATTGAGGCTGATTTTTCCtcttaaaaccaaataaaataaactttagcCTTGTCCCACtaaaccttttaaaattaatttgccttcaattataaaaaaaatatgtttttttattatCAGTCTGCAAAGGTTGAGAAGTCAAAGCTCTTGCATACCTATGAATATGTAACTACACATGTAGGCATGACTAGGGAACAAGAGAAGAGTCTAAAAAATTGTGAACATCAATTTCATTTTGCACTATGATTCATTTATGATGAGAATAGGCTAGGGTAAAATCCGTTAAGAACACTGTACTTAATTTCTTAATATGACCCAAGAGGATGTCTtcctattttgttcattttcaaaaaaaaaaaacttctgagcTTGCTTATTACTCTGTACCCAGACTTGCCTAGAATGCACCATTTACTTCAGGTTGATCTCAAAGTTATAGAAATCCTCCTACTTCAAACTCTCAACTGAAAGATCTAGAGGCATTAGACACCATACCCGGCCAGGGTCAAGACAGTTCCTTAAGCAAAAGCCTTTGCTCAATTATCAATGGTTAAAAGATTATTAATAAATTAAGAAGGATGATGTTGCTGAATCGTGCACTAaaaggttcttttctttttaggaaGTGCTCCAGGATAAAGTCCACCCCTTCATTCAGTCACAACCTCAGGCCTTTCCTTATGACCAGCCCATCTCCTGCACTCCCTTTGCACAAAACACCCAGCAGATTGCTCAACCACTACCTATTGCTCAGCCCCCTGTAGTGCCTTCTCTTgggcctgtcctttctcctgaaCTGGAAGCTTTCCTTAAAGCTAAAGCCACCATCCTTCCCAAGCACAAAGCCGCATCCGCTCTTAACTCTGAAACTCTGCTCCACCTGATTAACCCTCAAGTCCTTGCTTATCTTGCAAACCAGCACATTCCTCAGGCTCAGGTCCAGGCTCTGGCACAGGCCCTGCAGGCTTTTCTTCAGACTCCCGTGGTTTCTTCTCAGACCCAGCTGACTATTCCTCAGTCCAAAGTTCTGTACCTTCTCCAGCAAGTAGCACCCTTCCTTCAAACAGATATGCCCGCCCAAGCCCTTCTTCAGTACCTAGATGTTCTGCTTAACCCCGCCCTCCAGTTTCCTGCCAATCAGCCACCTCAACCCATCACTGTGAGTCCAAATTTACTTCCTGTGAAATTCCCCTCAAAATGTGCATATGATAACGCTAAGAGAAGAAATGGGAGTTGTagaatggaggaagagatgtATAATT
This genomic interval carries:
- the Csn2 gene encoding beta-casein, with translation MKVFILACLVALALASEETLSVSSEESTETINEKLQMVEQMEQLQAKEVLQDKVHPFIQSQPQAFPYDQPISCTPFAQNTQQIAQPLPIAQPPVVPSLGPVLSPELEAFLKAKATILPKHKAASALNSETLLHLINPQVLAYLANQHIPQAQVQALAQALQAFLQTPVVSSQTQLTIPQSKVLYLLQQVAPFLQTDMPAQALLQYLDVLLNPALQFPANQPPQPITVSPNLLPVKFPSKCAYDNAKRRNGSCRMEEEMYNSSISRKSSMWATK